The Streptomyces sp. NBC_01264 genome includes the window ACACCGCCCGGCCGTCGGCGTCGACGGCCGCCGCTCCCTGCACCTCCGACGCCTTCCGAGGAGCCCCGATGCCCCACCCCACCCACGCCCCGCCCATACCGGCCCGCACCATCGCGCCGCCCGCCGAACTGTCGCTGGAGGCCCGCATGGCCGCCACAGAAGCGGCGATGACCATCCGGCTGGAAGAGGCGGCCGTCGCCTACGAGGTCAACACCGCGCACATCCCCACCGAGCCGGTCGACCTGGGCGACATCGTCACCCTCCCGCTCACCCCGACGCTCCAGCCCCCGACTCCGTACCCGACCCCGGTCGCGGCGCTCCTTCAGCGCGCGCACCATCGGCTGCTCACCGGCGGATGGTGCTCCGGCGCCCTGGTCGACGCGGAAGGTGCCCGCTGCCTGTACGGCGCGATCCACGCCGAAGCCCGCGGCGACCGCAGCCTCGAAGCCCGTGGACTGGAGGTCCTGATGGATGCGATCCGCCGCCAGTTCAACGATGTCGACTCCGTGCCGTCCTTCAACGACGGCTTCACCAGCGGCCGCATCCCGATGCGGATGCTCGACCAGGCCGCCGGCCTCGCCGACGCCCGCGGCCTCTGACTTCCCTGCTCCGGACCACCTGCCTCGCACCCGAACCCCGCGCGGTCGGGTACGGGCCAGGCCGTCCGGCCTGCACACCACTGGCTCACCACACGAACCCGATCAAGGGAGCGCCCGACCATGCAGTCCGACGACAAGAACTTCGACGGCCAGCCCCACCCGAACACCACCGGCTTCTGGGACGTGTTCAACCAGGCGGCCCCGCCGCCTGCTTCCGCTCCGGACAAGGACCCCGGCACCAACCTCGCCCAGCTGCACGCCGCGTGGACCGCCTCCTGGGAGCCAGGCGGCTTCCTGTACAGGCGGTGGGAGGAACTGCGCCAGGTTCCGAAGGCCGGCTGGCACACCACCGCCAACTGGATCAAGGCACTCCTGGTCCTCGCCGGAGTCTGCGCGCTGATCATCCTGCTCGAGGCTGCCGGCGACATCTTCGACGGCGTCCTGCGGGGGTTGGCCGCCTCGGCGCCCAACACCACGATCGGCACCAGTACCTCCAGCGAGTTCTGGGATGTCGTTGACCGCCCGGTCCGCGTCTACATCGACCAGCACACCGCCGGCCTCGCCGTCAGCGGCGCCGCCGCCTACACCTTCTGGCAGCTCGCGGGCCTCTTCGGCCTCATCGGCGGCTTCATGGGCATCACCGGTGCCCGCATCACCTGGACCGTCTGGGGCGCCGTAACCGCCACGGCGACGTGGACCACTACCCCCGCCGACGGCCGCACCGTCGCCACGGTCATCGCCGTCCTCGCCTGGACCATCGCCTCGACGTTCGCCCTGCGCGGCCTGAGCCTGCGCCCGGTCATCAACAACTACGCCCCGGTCCAGCCCCAGATCGAGATCCGGCCCGAGATCCACGTCCCCGCCCAGCCCGCCCCGCCCGCCGACGAGACACCCGACAACGTGCACCCGATTCACCACTGAACCCCGGCACCCCGCCCTACACCCCAACATCTGTGCCCCGTCGACAAGCCGAGCTCGACGGGGCACAGCACTGCCCGCTCACACCTCCAGGACAAGGACTTCTTCGTGCGCCGCTATCGATACCGCTGTGCCCTGTGCAGCACCACCAGCCCAGTCGCCTTCCACCCCGAGGACCTGGCGGCCGAGGGCGCGGCCCACCGGCAGGCCATCCACGGAGGCCACTTCCCCGACGGCGAGAGCACCGGCCGCATAGACAGACTAGGCCGCCCCTACGCCTCCCTGACCCCGCTCACCGCCCTGCACGCCCAGATCGCCGACACCCTCGCCGACATCAAGGACCCCAAGGGCATGGGCCACCCGTGGTCGGCCACTGCGGGAGCAGCACTCATCCTCGTCGCCGCGGCCGCCCTCGTCATCGGCGTCATCTCCGCCGCACTCTGACCCACCTGCTCCGGCCGCTCCGCCTGGCCACCAGCACCCCGTCTCCCCACACACAGGGGCTGGCCGGGTGCCGGTGCCCGGGCAGGCCGACCGGCCTCAGTAAGACCCCCGCGGCAGCCACCCCGAACCGGGGCCGGCGGACGCCCCCGCACGTGCCAGCCACTGTCCCGACTTGGAGGGTTCATCGTGATCACCCCCCGGCCGCGCCGCAGGATCGGCCGCCCGCGCCCCACCACCCCCGGCCCCCGCTACCCGCTCCCCCAGCGCCGCCTCCCCGGTACCTGGAGCCGGTGATGCCGCGCCGCCGCATCAGGCGCCGCCGCGAGTTGGCGGTCCGGGTGCCGCGCAGCGAGGCGGTACTGCCCGAGTTCGACCGCAACACGGTGCCCGAAGGGCTCGTGACCCGACGGCAGTTACGGGAGATGCAACTGAGTCCCGGCGGCAACGCGGGCCCGGTCGCCATCCTGCGCTGCAAGCTGTGCGCGACCCGCCCGCAGTGGTCCTGCCGACATCCCAACCGCGGCTTCCTGCTCCGCGTCGACCTGGCCGCGCCCAAGCGGGCCCCGTCGCTCGCCCAGGAATGGGCCCTGGACCGGGCGATGGCCGCAAGATCCACCTGCCCCGAATGCAAGCGCAGGTACTGGTACTGCCTGCCCCTGCGTACCCAGGGTCGCTGCGACCCCTGCGCCCAGGGATATGAGCCCAGCCCCGACACCTACCTCACCACCGAGGCCACCGCCGGACACCGGCTGGCCGCGTAGAGCACCAAAACCCCGTCCCGGCCAGCAAGGCCGGGACGGGGCTTCTGGGCGGCCGCAGCATCGGCAAAGGGTCGGCCGCCTGCTCCCTCACCCTTCCGAGATCAGGAGAAACACAGCATGACGCATCGCCCTGCCACCTTCGCCGCCCTCCTCGGACTGACCCGAGCCGCCAGCGCGATCGGAGATTTTTGGATCCAGGACGATTTCTGTGCCCGTGTGAAGGGCGCCTCGGACGACCACCCGGTCACCTACCAGGACCCGGACACCAAGGCGGAGACCGTCCACGGCACGGCCGATGGCCGTAAGGCGTGCCTGACCCACTGCCTGACCTATGTGGCCACGCAGGCACTCGTCGCCGGGGCCGGCGCCCGCGCGCTCGGGATCCAGGTCCACCCGGTGGCCGCCGCGGCCGCGCTCGCCATCTCGTTCGGAAGCCACTACGCCGCGGACCGCAGGATCCCGGGCAAGGGCCTGCTGGAGCAGCTCGCCAACAAGACCGGCACGGGCGGCTTCTACAAGCTGACCGCGCACGGAATGAACGGGGCGTTCCAGCTGGACTCCGCCTGGCATCACGGCTGGGAGACCGTCGCGGCCCTGGTTGCCACCACGAAGGCGACCACGCGGTGACCGGCCGCTCCCGGACCCGTCTGGACCGAGTGCGCGGCTCGCTCGGCATTGCCCAGCTCGCCCTCTACGCAGTCGTGGTCCGTGCGTGAGCCGCACCGCCGGCACTTCGCCGAACACCCCGAACCCACCTCGACCCGGCCACGCCGGGCGCCTGCTGTTACCCCGGGAAGGACACCCAGTCATGAGCATCACGATCACGAACACGTACGGCACCGCGCACCACGTCAGCGAAGCCAACCCGGCCCACGTCACCAGCTGCGACCGCTACCGCCTGCCGCTGGTCGCCACCCTCGTCCCCGGGAATCCCGGCTACGAGGACATGGTCGAGATGCTGAAGGACAACGGCCATGACACCCGCCCCGAGGGGTACGGGCTGATCTTCCTGGAGTCCGAGGAGTTCTCCGCCACCTACTTCGGGCCGGTCGCCCAGATCGAGCAGTACAAGCACGACAACGCCGACGGCACGGCGACCTTCGACGCCTCGCAGGGCGTGATGTTCGCCCAGTGGCCCCACGGCAAGGGCTGGGACGACTTCCTCCCCCGCGTCTTCTGGAACTGGGCTGGGCGAGGCGGTATCGCGGACGGCGTCGGCCTGGTCACCGCCTTCGCGCACACCGAGATCCCCGGCGCGGAGGTCATCGTCTACGAGTTCGAAGGCACGTGGCTTCCCGGCGGCGAGCCGGAACGGCTGGTCACCTACCACTGCACCGCCTGCCACCTGGACACCTTCCACGACAGTGGGCACGTCCACGAGAACACCGGCCCCAGCAGCCGGCGCTGGGCCGCCCGCCAGGCACGCCAGCACCTCATCAGCGCCCACCGGCACGGCGTCGGCGACACCAACAGCGCCTGCCGCCCCCACAACGGGGAGATGCTGCGCGTCGTGAACGCGGTCGCCCGCGACATGTGGGGCACCACGGCCAACGCCCTCCCGGACACCGACGACGCGTACTGCGCCACCAAGGGCCCCTGCTCGACCATCCGCGAGCTGCGTGCCGGAGTCCGCCCGCCCGTCTACCGCGCCTGACCGCCCCGCCCCCTGCTCCGGCTGCTGCCTGACGGACACCCCGTGCCGCCCCGGCCTCCCCGATTCGGTGGAGGCCGGGGCGGTCGCGGTGGTCCCTCAACACAGAGAGGAGTTGGACGTCATGCGCCGATACGAGGTGGACGTCCCGATACACCACGCAACGGACCAGGACCGGCGAGGACTGCACGTCTTCACCGGCTGCGCCGCCGGACCGGCCGAGGCCCTGGCCGCCGCGCACAACGCCTACGACCGGGCCATGCAGCACGTGTCCGGAGGCCGCCCCGTTCCCGATGACTCCAGCAACGGGTGGGCCGCGCGCGGCCTGCGCACCGACTGGGTCCTGGACTGGCATGAGGCCACCACCACGGCGTGGGTCAACCCCAATCGCCTGATGTGAATCCGCCCCGAGGCAGGCGCACTAGGCGTCGAAACCGTCGCCTGCCCCGGGGTTCCCCATCCCGTACGAGACGAGAAGGAGACACCAGTATGGACTCCGCCCTGCGCTTACAGGCCCGAGCCGGGCAACGCGCGCTCCTCATCACCACCCTCGCGGTCCCGCTCACCGGCTGGACCGTCCACGCACTGACGCTCCACCGGCTCCTGGCCCACGCCCGCAAGGACCGCCTTACCGGCCTGTGGTGCCGCCCCGAGTTCGTCGCCTACGGCGAACGGCTCGTGCGCACCCGCCGCCGGAACACCGTGCATGTCCTGATGCTGGACGGCGTCGACTTCAAAGGCGTCAACGACACCTACGGCCACGCCGCGGGCGACACCGTCATCCAGACCATGGGCCGCCGCCTCGCCCGCTGGAGCTCCAACCGTACGGCGCTCGCGGCCCGGCTGGGTGGCGACGAGTTCGCCGTCTGCGTGGCACTTCCGCAGGAGACTGCCCTCGCGGAGATCACCGAACTGCGCGAGCAATTGCGTCAGCCCCTCCAGCACGAGGGGCACACGCTGCGCCTGGACGTCTCGATCGGCATCTCCCGCGCGGCCGACCTGCCCAGCGAGACCATGAGCCGGATCCTGCGCGGCGCGGACACCGCCATGTACAAGGTCAAGAACGGGGAGACGGCGTTCCCGTACTTCGCGACGCGGGCCGACGCGTACGTGGAGAGCGTCAACGGCCGCCGCGCCGGCCGCCGTGGCACGCACACCCCGGCGCGTGCCGCATGAGCGCCGCCGAACTCGAAGGCGGCGACTGGATCCGCGGCATCACCATCCGCCAGCCCTGGGCGACCTGCATCCTCGCCGGGAAGCGCACGGAGAACCGGCCCAAGCCTTGGAGCTGGAGGGGCTGGGTCCTTCTCCACGCCGGGAAGGCGCGGCCGGAGCCCACCGTGCTGCGCGACCCGCTGGTGGCCACCGCGATCCGCAGCCGTGAGCTCCACCTCGGCGCGGTCATCGGCGTCGCCCGGCTCATCGACTGTCACCTGGACCTTGGCCCCGAGCGTTGCACCAGTCCGTGGGCGCAGCGTGAGGCCCACCACTTGGTCCTGGCCGACGTTCACGTACTGCCGCTGCCCGTGCCCGCCAGCGGGGCGCTCCCAGCCTGGAAGCCGACCCGCGACCTTGTGGACCAGGTCCTCCAGCAGCTGCCTCACCTGCGGCCGTGACCAGTACGCCGCCGCTCAGCGTGCCCAGGGCGACGATGCCCACGTCGTGATGGACCTGACCACCGACCAGTCCGTTGTGGTCACAGCACCACCACGCCGACATCATCAACGCGGCCGTGATCCCGACCCCCTGACGCAGCACACACGGAGCGCCGCGCACGACCTTCCCGGCCGCGCGCGGCGCTTCGCCGTTCCCGCCCGCTCCCCCTGCCGTGACCGTCGACCGGACCAAGGAGTCCGCCATGAATACCTGTGTTTTCTGTGCCATCGCCGCCCGTCCCGTCCTGGAGGCCCGACGCCATGCGGGCACTCGCCGAGCAGTGGACCGACCCCCGGACGTTGACCGTCCTGAGCCCCGAATCCCGCAACGGCGACCGCGCAGACCGCTACGAGACCCAGGTCGACTGGGAGACCTACGCCCGCGCCGCAGCGAGCGCGATCCTCTTCTGGATCCCCCGCGACCTGAAGACGCTGCCGGCCATGACCACCAACGTCGAGTTCGGCCTCGACGTCGGAACCGGCCGGGCAGTGCTGGGCTGCCCGCCCGACTGCCCCAACCCCGAACGCAACCGCTACCTGATCTACGTCGCCCACCGCCACGGCGTACCGGTCCGCACCACCCTGACCGACACCGTCACAGCCGCCCTCACCCTCATCTCCATCACCCACCCCGAACAGGAGGACCCCCGATGACCCGACGCCTGTTCCGACGCTGCGCCACCGCATCCGGCACCGCCCTCGCCCCCGAGGACCAGGCCGCTGTCGACGCGTTCCGCGCGATGCTCGCCGCCCTACGGACCCCCGAACCCTGGACCCCCGGCTGCGCCCAGGACGTTGCCGTCCGGGTCGGCGCCCACATCGAACGGGCACACCCCCGGCCGGGCGATGACCATGGACCCGACGTGATCGCCGTCGCCCTGGTCCACCCCGATACCCCGCACGCCGCGGCCTACGCCCAGCGCTACACCCGCAAGGGCTGGCTCCGCTGCGAGACCGTCACGATCCTCGGCCTCTGGCAGCCCGCCTACTCCGCGCTCTCCCACGCGGCCTCGGGCCTCAACCTTCCCGACGACGTCGGCATGTCCCCGGCCCACTACGGTGTGGACGTCGAAGCACGACAGTCCGACGGATCCGGCTTCACCGCGCTCTGCCTCGGCCCGTACACCCAGATCCGGCATGCCTCCCGCGACGCCGACCGCCTCACCACCGCACTGCAAGGTCAGGCCGACACCGTCATCCCCGGGTTCACCGTCACCGCGACCACCGCAGCGTTCGACTTCGACGACCGCGAGAACTACACCGACCCCTACGACGTCGACATCACAGCACTCCTCGCCGACGCCCTCGCGTGAGTGAGCACGTCGTGAGCATCACGACCCGAACGACCACTACGGAATCCCCACCTTCAGCGAGGGAGCTCGTGTGAGCTGGGTTGCCAGACACACGTGAGTGACACCGTCAAGGCCCGTACCCCCTTCCCGGGGTACGGGCCTTTCGTGTTTTCAAGGGCGGAATCCCGCAGGGCCCCTCGGCCCACCGCGCTTCCCACGCTGCCTCGGACCTCGACCTCTCCGCTGACGTCGGCATGGCGCCGGCCTCACTGCGACGGGGTCTGCGACGTACGCAGGCTCCCTCAGCCGATGGCCGAGGGCTCTACCTCCATGCCGTCCAGCAGCATGGTGCACACCTTGTTGCGCTCCTCCTGCGGCATGTGTGCCAGAAGGAGCGCCGCGGCGGCTTCCCCGTCATGAAAGGGGAACGGGCCATCCTGGGGGCGGCGATCAGACATGGTGGCCGAGGGGTTGGCGCGCGGCTCCGGAATGGACTCGCGGGAGTCCGTGACCTGTTCGTTACTTTTCACGCCGTGAATTTCTTCGGGCGCGGAGACGGGCTTGTGTCGTGCGCGAGAACGCTCCTGGGCCGCTGCCGCACGTTCGGTGGCCTTGGCCTTTTGGGCGTCGGGCGACAACTTGCTGAGGTTGCGGACGTGCTCAGTCCGTCGCTCCCCCGTCATCAGGTCCTTCTGGAGCTCCGGCGACAGCTTCAGCAGCGAGAGCTTGCTGGAGAGGGTTGACGGGGACATCGACAGCCGCTTACACGCCCTGGTCTGCGAGCCGCCGTAGTGTTCCACAAGCTGCTTGAGGGCGTGTGCTTCTTCCAGGTCTGTCATGTCCTCACGGTGGTAGTTCGTGATGAATGCAGCTTCCAGAAGCTTCTCGTCCGTGCTCAGTCGAGCATCATCGACCCGCACCGGGATAGTGGCCAGCCCTACTCGCCGGGCTGCCTCCAGGCGTCGATGTCCGTCGATGACCACGTACTGGGCACCTTCGTCCAAGTCCTCGGCGCGCTCGGGCCGGCTACGGAGGTACGCGTCGACTGTGCCGACCACGATCGGCAGGATGACCCCGACCTCGCGCACCGATTCGACGGTGTCGTCCAGGTTGCGCAGATGGTTGCGAGGGTTGTCGGGGTTCTCGCTGATCGTGGGCACCGGCAGGTCCGTCAGGCTGTTCGTCCCAGCCGTGTCACCACTGCCAATCGTCTGATCGATCGCGCCCCGCCTAGCGCTGCGACCTGAGGCAGAACCGAACGAGGAACCGCGGCCGAGCATGTCCTTCTTGCTCACTTGCCAGCTCCTGCCGCGATGAGACGCATGACGTTGGCCTGCTTGCTCTCCGGGACGTACGCAAGTAGGGGCTTCTTGAGCCGCACGGTTTCGCGCTGCTCCTTGAGGTCGTCCACGACGGCGATGACGCGCTGACCCTCGAGGTTGTGCCACTCGGTGAGGGACGACGTGGCGATGTATCCGCGACGGCTGTCGAAGAGGTTCACCACGATGCCGAGGGAATCGATCTCCAGGTGCAGGTCCTCCTCCAGGTCTTCGATCTGCTCGACGAGCATCTCGTAGGCGTCGGCGGAACTGTCTTCGGACTGAACGGGGATGAGAACGCCTGAGTGCCCGAAACGCTCTTCCGGGCGCCTGCGGGCGAAGTAGAGAGCGGCATCCATCGCCAGACCAAGGCTGGGGGGCGAGTCAATGATGATGACGTCGAAGTCGCTCTCCAGCGGGTGGAGGGCGCGCTCAAGGGCCGCTTCCTTCTGGAAGCCCCGCACGTTGATGGCCGTGACCGCGAGCTTGGAATCGAGTAGGAAGCCGTCTCGTGTGCCCGGCAGAACCTGGAGTCGACCTGCGAAGCGGGGATCGTCGATGGTTGCCAGGAGGTCCCGGATTTCGCCCTTTGCGTCCCCGATCATGTGGCTGACCAGGCTCTCCTGCCCAATGGCAATTGGCGGGATGCCAAGTTGGTTGCTCAAGTGCAGCTGGGGGTCAAAATCGACGAGGAGAACCCTCTGCCCGCCCGCAGTCGATTCGGCGATGACCGACAGCAGTTGTTCCCGTGTGAGGTTCATCCGCTCGAGTTCCGTGGCAGAGAGCGTCTCCACGAAGCTCTGGAGGCATCTGGCGCCGACACCCTCCTCCTCGGCGTGTGCCTCAGCGACGCCGGCCGCAACGGTCGTTTTACCGACCCCACCCTTCTGATTGCACACGACGATCCGCCGCGGACAAGATGACGCGGCCTGCTTCGGCGAAGGGTTGTCGTCGAGCCAGACCTGGACGCTCTGTGCGAGGCCCTGGATGTAGGAGACATCACGCTCGGCGCAGGTGCCTTTGAAGTCGTCGTACATGCCTGGCGGGAGCCAGGTCGAGAACGATCGGGCGCCTGCGGTATCCACGGTCGGTGCTTGCCGTGCACTGCCGCGCCACGCGGTGACAGCTGCTGTGACCGCGTCTTGGATGTCCAGATCGAGTTCAGCGCAGCGGATCTTGAGCTGCTTCTGGAGCGTGGGGGGCAGCTTGGACGCCACCTTTTCCCGGTCTCCATCAGGGTAGGGAGAGGCCATGGCGTCACCTTACTGACTCTCGAAGTGGGAACGACATCCGACGTG containing:
- a CDS encoding nucleoside 2-deoxyribosyltransferase domain-containing protein translates to MPSPPVPSWRPDAMRALAEQWTDPRTLTVLSPESRNGDRADRYETQVDWETYARAAASAILFWIPRDLKTLPAMTTNVEFGLDVGTGRAVLGCPPDCPNPERNRYLIYVAHRHGVPVRTTLTDTVTAALTLISITHPEQEDPR
- a CDS encoding RRQRL motif-containing zinc-binding protein, producing MPRRRIRRRRELAVRVPRSEAVLPEFDRNTVPEGLVTRRQLREMQLSPGGNAGPVAILRCKLCATRPQWSCRHPNRGFLLRVDLAAPKRAPSLAQEWALDRAMAARSTCPECKRRYWYCLPLRTQGRCDPCAQGYEPSPDTYLTTEATAGHRLAA
- a CDS encoding ParB/RepB/Spo0J family partition protein; this translates as MSKKDMLGRGSSFGSASGRSARRGAIDQTIGSGDTAGTNSLTDLPVPTISENPDNPRNHLRNLDDTVESVREVGVILPIVVGTVDAYLRSRPERAEDLDEGAQYVVIDGHRRLEAARRVGLATIPVRVDDARLSTDEKLLEAAFITNYHREDMTDLEEAHALKQLVEHYGGSQTRACKRLSMSPSTLSSKLSLLKLSPELQKDLMTGERRTEHVRNLSKLSPDAQKAKATERAAAAQERSRARHKPVSAPEEIHGVKSNEQVTDSRESIPEPRANPSATMSDRRPQDGPFPFHDGEAAAALLLAHMPQEERNKVCTMLLDGMEVEPSAIG
- a CDS encoding DUF6197 family protein, with translation MPHPTHAPPIPARTIAPPAELSLEARMAATEAAMTIRLEEAAVAYEVNTAHIPTEPVDLGDIVTLPLTPTLQPPTPYPTPVAALLQRAHHRLLTGGWCSGALVDAEGARCLYGAIHAEARGDRSLEARGLEVLMDAIRRQFNDVDSVPSFNDGFTSGRIPMRMLDQAAGLADARGL
- a CDS encoding ParA family protein: MASPYPDGDREKVASKLPPTLQKQLKIRCAELDLDIQDAVTAAVTAWRGSARQAPTVDTAGARSFSTWLPPGMYDDFKGTCAERDVSYIQGLAQSVQVWLDDNPSPKQAASSCPRRIVVCNQKGGVGKTTVAAGVAEAHAEEEGVGARCLQSFVETLSATELERMNLTREQLLSVIAESTAGGQRVLLVDFDPQLHLSNQLGIPPIAIGQESLVSHMIGDAKGEIRDLLATIDDPRFAGRLQVLPGTRDGFLLDSKLAVTAINVRGFQKEAALERALHPLESDFDVIIIDSPPSLGLAMDAALYFARRRPEERFGHSGVLIPVQSEDSSADAYEMLVEQIEDLEEDLHLEIDSLGIVVNLFDSRRGYIATSSLTEWHNLEGQRVIAVVDDLKEQRETVRLKKPLLAYVPESKQANVMRLIAAGAGK
- a CDS encoding GGDEF domain-containing protein, with amino-acid sequence MDSALRLQARAGQRALLITTLAVPLTGWTVHALTLHRLLAHARKDRLTGLWCRPEFVAYGERLVRTRRRNTVHVLMLDGVDFKGVNDTYGHAAGDTVIQTMGRRLARWSSNRTALAARLGGDEFAVCVALPQETALAEITELREQLRQPLQHEGHTLRLDVSIGISRAADLPSETMSRILRGADTAMYKVKNGETAFPYFATRADAYVESVNGRRAGRRGTHTPARAA